From Pseudomonas vanderleydeniana, the proteins below share one genomic window:
- a CDS encoding YebC/PmpR family DNA-binding transcriptional regulator — translation MAGHSKWANIKHRKERQDAKKGKIFTKWIRELTVAARQGGGDPGSNPRLRLALDKALGANMSRDIIDRAVARGAGNADTDDMVELSYEGYGPGGVAVMVECMTDNRNRTAAAVRHAFSKCGGNLGTDGSVAYLFERKGQISFAPGIDEDSLMEAAMEADADDVVTNEDGSIDVFTSFSGFYAVRNALEAAGFKAGDAEIVMLPTTSAELDLEGAEKVLKLIDMLEDLDDVQNVYSNADIPQAVLEQLG, via the coding sequence ATGGCGGGTCATTCCAAGTGGGCGAACATCAAGCACCGCAAAGAACGTCAGGATGCCAAGAAGGGCAAGATCTTCACCAAGTGGATTCGTGAACTGACCGTCGCTGCCCGTCAGGGCGGTGGCGACCCGGGTTCCAACCCACGCCTGCGCCTGGCGCTGGACAAGGCCCTGGGCGCCAACATGAGCCGCGACATCATTGATCGCGCGGTGGCCCGCGGTGCCGGCAACGCCGACACCGACGACATGGTCGAACTGAGCTACGAAGGCTACGGCCCGGGCGGCGTGGCGGTGATGGTCGAGTGCATGACCGACAACCGCAACCGTACCGCCGCCGCCGTGCGTCATGCGTTCAGCAAGTGTGGCGGCAACCTCGGTACCGACGGCTCGGTGGCCTATCTGTTCGAGCGCAAGGGGCAGATCTCCTTCGCGCCGGGCATCGATGAGGATTCGCTGATGGAAGCCGCGATGGAGGCCGACGCCGACGACGTGGTGACCAACGAGGATGGCTCCATCGATGTCTTTACCTCGTTCTCCGGCTTCTATGCCGTGCGCAACGCCCTGGAGGCAGCCGGTTTCAAGGCGGGCGACGCGGAAATCGTCATGCTGCCGACCACCAGTGCCGAACTCGACCTCGAGGGCGCGGAGAAGGTCCTGAAGCTGATCGACATGCTCGAAGACCTGGATGACGTGCAAAACGTCTACTCCAATGCCGACATCCCCCAGGCAGTGCTGGAACAGCTCGGCTGA
- the ruvC gene encoding crossover junction endodeoxyribonuclease RuvC, with protein sequence MTLILGIDPGSRITGYGVVRDTGRGCVYVASGCIRTGSGELPERLRVVYRSVREVIQTYGPVTMGIEKVFMAKNADSALKLGQARGAAIVAGVEENLEIAEYTATQVKQAVAGTGGANKEQVMLMVMHLLKLTSKPQVDASDALAIALCHAHTRSSLLPHGLGAARTRGGRLRL encoded by the coding sequence ATGACTCTTATTCTTGGTATCGACCCTGGTTCGCGGATCACCGGCTACGGTGTGGTACGTGATACCGGGCGTGGTTGTGTCTATGTGGCCTCGGGCTGCATCCGGACCGGCAGCGGCGAGCTGCCCGAGCGTTTGCGGGTGGTCTACCGCAGCGTGCGCGAGGTGATCCAGACGTACGGCCCGGTGACCATGGGGATCGAAAAGGTCTTCATGGCGAAAAACGCCGATTCGGCGCTCAAGCTTGGCCAGGCCCGTGGCGCGGCGATCGTCGCTGGCGTCGAGGAGAACCTGGAGATCGCCGAATACACCGCGACCCAAGTCAAGCAGGCGGTGGCCGGTACCGGTGGGGCCAACAAGGAACAGGTGATGCTGATGGTGATGCACCTGCTCAAGTTGACCAGCAAGCCGCAGGTCGACGCCTCGGACGCCCTGGCAATCGCCCTGTGCCATGCCCACACCCGTTCGAGCCTGCTGCCCCACGGCTTGGGCGCGGCACGGACCCGTGGCGGTCGCCTGCGTCTCTGA
- the ruvA gene encoding Holliday junction branch migration protein RuvA, with protein MIGRLRGTLAEKQPPHLILDVNGLGYEVEVPMTTLYRLPSVGEPLTLHTHLVVREDAQLLYGFVGKRERDFFRELIRLNGVGPKLALALMSSLEVDELVRCVAAQDASALVKVPGVGKKTAERLLVELKDRFKAWETVPSIFALVPNQPDGAPAAPVASAETDAVSALISLGYKPQEASKAVSAIKEKGLSSEEMIRRALRGMI; from the coding sequence GTGATTGGACGCTTGCGCGGCACCCTGGCTGAAAAACAGCCGCCGCACCTTATCCTGGATGTGAATGGCCTGGGCTACGAGGTGGAAGTCCCGATGACCACGCTCTACCGCCTGCCGTCGGTCGGCGAACCGCTGACGCTGCACACGCATTTGGTCGTGCGCGAGGATGCCCAGTTACTCTATGGCTTCGTCGGCAAGCGCGAGCGTGATTTCTTTCGCGAACTGATCCGGCTCAATGGGGTCGGGCCCAAGCTGGCGCTGGCACTGATGTCCAGCCTGGAGGTCGATGAGCTGGTGCGCTGTGTGGCAGCCCAGGACGCTTCGGCGCTGGTCAAGGTGCCCGGCGTCGGCAAGAAGACCGCCGAGCGCCTGCTGGTCGAGCTCAAGGATCGCTTCAAGGCCTGGGAAACCGTACCGAGCATCTTCGCCCTGGTGCCGAACCAGCCCGATGGTGCACCGGCGGCGCCGGTCGCCAGTGCCGAGACCGATGCGGTCAGCGCGCTGATTTCCCTGGGCTACAAGCCGCAGGAGGCGAGCAAGGCGGTTTCCGCCATCAAGGAAAAAGGCCTGAGCAGCGAAGAGATGATTCGCCGCGCCCTGAGGGGAATGATTTAA
- the ruvB gene encoding Holliday junction branch migration DNA helicase RuvB, with the protein MIEADRLITASSGRDREEVQDRAIRPLSLAEYIGQPTVREQMELFIQAARARSESLDHTLIFGPPGLGKTTLANIIAQEMGVSIKSTSGPVLERAGDLAALLTNLEPHDVLFIDEIHRLSPVVEEVLYPAMEDFQLDIMIGEGPAARSIKLDLPPFTLVGATTRAGMLTNPLRDRFGIVQRLEFYNTADLATIVSRSASILGLPLDADGAFEVARRARGTPRIANRLLRRVRDFAEVRAKGHITKGVADLALNLLDVDEHGFDHQDRRLLLTMIEKFDGGPVGVDSLAAAIGEERHTIEDVLEPYLIQQGYIMRTPRGRVVTRHAYLHFGLNVPSRLGETPVADEFLDALDG; encoded by the coding sequence GTGATTGAAGCCGATCGTTTGATAACCGCTTCCAGCGGCCGTGACCGCGAGGAAGTCCAGGACCGGGCGATTCGCCCGTTGAGCCTGGCCGAGTACATCGGCCAGCCCACGGTTCGGGAGCAGATGGAGCTGTTCATCCAGGCGGCGCGGGCGCGCAGCGAATCGCTGGACCACACGCTGATCTTCGGTCCGCCAGGGCTGGGCAAGACCACCCTGGCCAACATCATCGCCCAGGAAATGGGCGTGTCGATCAAGAGCACTTCCGGGCCGGTGCTCGAGCGCGCGGGTGATCTTGCGGCGCTGCTGACCAACCTCGAACCCCACGATGTGCTGTTCATCGACGAAATCCACCGCCTGTCGCCCGTCGTCGAGGAGGTGCTGTACCCGGCAATGGAGGACTTCCAGCTCGACATCATGATCGGCGAGGGCCCGGCGGCGCGCTCGATCAAGCTGGACCTGCCACCGTTCACCCTGGTCGGCGCGACCACCCGGGCCGGCATGCTGACCAACCCGTTACGTGACCGCTTCGGTATCGTCCAGCGTCTCGAGTTCTATAACACGGCGGACCTGGCGACGATCGTCAGCCGCTCGGCGAGCATCCTGGGGTTGCCGCTCGATGCCGACGGCGCATTCGAGGTCGCCCGGCGTGCACGGGGGACGCCGCGGATCGCCAACCGGCTGTTGCGGCGTGTCCGCGACTTTGCCGAGGTGCGGGCCAAGGGGCATATCACCAAGGGCGTGGCGGACCTGGCACTGAACCTGCTGGATGTCGACGAACACGGCTTCGATCACCAGGACCGGCGCCTGCTGCTGACCATGATCGAGAAGTTCGACGGTGGCCCGGTGGGAGTCGACAGCCTGGCGGCGGCGATCGGCGAGGAGCGCCACACGATCGAGGATGTGCTGGAGCCGTACCTGATCCAGCAGGGCTACATCATGCGTACGCCCCGTGGACGGGTCGTAACCCGGCATGCGTACCTGCACTTCGGTTTGAACGTGCCGTCGCGACTGGGCGAGACACCCGTTGCAGACGAGTTTCTCGATGCATTGGATGGCTGA
- the ybgC gene encoding tol-pal system-associated acyl-CoA thioesterase gives MRAQNGLQSFAHRCRVYYEDTDAGGIVYYVNYLKFMERARTERLRELGFAQSELVGENLLFVVHSSEARYHVPARLDDELLVSADVIELNRASLRFKQQVRRATDLTLLCEGQFLVACVRADSLKPRAIPEALRSAFADTSGAGTHLEQEIKRGS, from the coding sequence ATGCGCGCGCAAAACGGGCTTCAGTCGTTCGCACATCGCTGTCGCGTTTATTACGAGGACACCGATGCCGGCGGCATCGTGTATTACGTCAATTACCTAAAGTTCATGGAGCGGGCTCGAACCGAGCGGCTACGGGAGCTGGGCTTTGCCCAGTCCGAGCTGGTGGGGGAGAACCTGTTGTTCGTCGTGCATTCCAGCGAAGCGCGCTACCACGTGCCGGCGCGACTGGACGACGAGCTGTTGGTCAGTGCGGATGTCATTGAACTGAACCGTGCGAGCCTGCGCTTCAAGCAGCAGGTTCGTCGTGCAACGGATTTAACGCTGCTCTGCGAAGGGCAGTTCCTGGTGGCCTGTGTGCGCGCCGACAGTTTGAAACCCCGGGCCATTCCAGAAGCCTTGCGATCGGCCTTTGCCGACACAAGCGGCGCGGGTACTCACTTAGAGCAGGAGATAAAGCGTGGAAGCTAA
- the tolQ gene encoding protein TolQ, with the protein MEANVVDHSSMWSLVSNASIVVQLVMLILVAASVTSWIMIFQRSNLLRAGRRALESFEERFWSGIDLSKLYRQAGSNPDPDSGVEQIFRAGFKEFSRLRQQPGVEPEAVMEGVARAMRVAISREEEKLEQSLPFLATVGSVSPYVGLFGTVWGIMNSFRGLATVQQATLATVAPGIAEALVATAIGLFAAIPAVVAYNRFAARGENLIGRYYTFADEFQAILHRKVHTSEE; encoded by the coding sequence GTGGAAGCTAACGTCGTCGACCATTCCTCCATGTGGAGTTTGGTCAGCAATGCCAGCATCGTGGTGCAATTGGTCATGCTGATTCTGGTGGCTGCCTCAGTCACCTCGTGGATCATGATTTTCCAGCGCAGCAATCTGCTGCGCGCCGGTCGTCGTGCCCTGGAGAGCTTCGAGGAGCGCTTCTGGTCGGGCATCGACCTGTCCAAGCTGTACCGTCAGGCTGGCAGCAATCCGGACCCGGATTCGGGTGTCGAGCAGATCTTCCGTGCCGGTTTCAAGGAATTCTCTCGTCTGCGCCAGCAGCCAGGCGTCGAGCCTGAAGCGGTGATGGAAGGCGTCGCCCGTGCCATGCGCGTAGCCATCTCCCGTGAAGAGGAAAAGCTCGAACAGAGCCTGCCGTTCCTCGCTACCGTCGGTTCGGTCAGCCCGTACGTCGGTCTGTTCGGTACCGTGTGGGGGATCATGAACTCCTTCCGCGGCCTGGCCACTGTCCAGCAGGCGACCCTCGCCACCGTGGCTCCCGGCATTGCCGAAGCCCTGGTGGCCACCGCGATCGGCCTGTTCGCCGCGATCCCGGCCGTTGTCGCCTACAACCGTTTCGCGGCCCGGGGTGAAAACCTGATCGGTCGCTACTACACCTTCGCCGATGAGTTCCAGGCGATCCTGCACCGTAAAGTGCATACCAGCGAAGAGTAA
- the tolR gene encoding protein TolR: MARVRHKRKPVAEMNVVPYIDVMLVLLVIFMVTAPMLNQGVKVDLPKVSSEALPQDNNTQVLTISIKADKTYYWNLGSEVDTDKQQDKAMTLPQMTDAVTKIIRAGNEAGKHTQVFIRGDKSVDYGAVMGAMGGLQKAGVGNVGLITEAP; this comes from the coding sequence ATGGCCCGAGTTCGCCACAAACGCAAGCCGGTCGCCGAGATGAACGTGGTGCCATACATCGACGTGATGTTGGTATTGCTGGTTATCTTCATGGTGACCGCACCCATGCTCAACCAGGGTGTGAAGGTCGATCTGCCCAAGGTTTCCAGTGAAGCCTTGCCGCAGGACAACAACACCCAGGTCCTGACCATTTCGATCAAGGCTGACAAGACCTACTACTGGAACCTTGGCAGCGAAGTCGACACCGACAAGCAGCAGGACAAGGCGATGACCTTGCCGCAGATGACCGATGCGGTCACCAAGATCATTCGTGCCGGCAACGAAGCCGGCAAGCACACCCAGGTCTTCATTCGTGGCGACAAGAGTGTCGACTATGGCGCCGTGATGGGTGCCATGGGTGGTCTGCAGAAAGCGGGTGTCGGTAACGTCGGTCTGATTACCGAGGCGCCCTGA
- the tolA gene encoding cell envelope integrity protein TolA, whose translation MHQQREPSASESYFWPSVWAIGLHVLIFGLLFVSFAMTPELPPAKPLVQATLYQLKSKSQATTQTNQKIAGEAKKSAARQTEVEQLEQKKVEQEEIKAAEQKKEEAAQKAEEAKKAAEAKKADEAKKADDVKKAAEAKKAEEKKQADIAKKKAEEEAKEAAEEEAKKKAAEEAKKKIVEDAKKKAAEDAKKKAEAEEAKKKIAEDAKKKAAADAAKKKQDAARKAAEEKKAQALADLLSDTPQRQQALADEQGDDTAGSFDDLIRIRAAEGWTRPPSARKGMAVTLQIGMLPDGTVTTVSVVKGSGDGPFDASAVAAVKNIGRLTEMQGMKPSDFAQYRSFKMTFTPDDLAP comes from the coding sequence ATGCACCAACAGAGAGAGCCGTCCGCCTCGGAAAGCTACTTCTGGCCCAGCGTCTGGGCGATTGGCCTGCACGTCCTGATCTTTGGCCTGCTGTTCGTCAGCTTTGCCATGACTCCGGAACTGCCCCCGGCCAAACCGCTCGTCCAGGCGACCCTGTACCAACTGAAATCGAAAAGCCAGGCAACCACCCAGACCAATCAGAAGATTGCGGGTGAGGCGAAGAAATCCGCCGCGCGCCAGACCGAAGTCGAGCAGTTGGAGCAGAAGAAGGTCGAGCAGGAAGAGATAAAGGCGGCGGAACAAAAGAAAGAAGAGGCGGCTCAAAAGGCCGAAGAAGCCAAGAAGGCGGCAGAGGCGAAAAAGGCTGATGAAGCCAAGAAGGCCGACGACGTGAAGAAGGCTGCCGAAGCCAAGAAGGCCGAAGAGAAAAAACAGGCTGACATAGCCAAGAAGAAGGCCGAGGAAGAAGCCAAGGAAGCCGCTGAAGAAGAGGCCAAGAAGAAGGCCGCTGAAGAAGCGAAGAAAAAGATAGTCGAAGACGCGAAGAAGAAAGCCGCGGAAGACGCCAAGAAGAAAGCGGAAGCTGAAGAGGCGAAGAAGAAAATCGCCGAAGACGCGAAGAAGAAAGCAGCAGCCGATGCGGCCAAGAAGAAGCAGGACGCCGCACGCAAGGCCGCTGAAGAGAAGAAGGCGCAGGCACTGGCCGACTTGCTTTCCGACACGCCGCAGCGTCAGCAGGCCCTGGCGGATGAGCAGGGCGATGACACCGCGGGCAGTTTCGACGATCTGATTCGCATCCGGGCGGCGGAAGGCTGGACGCGTCCACCTTCGGCACGCAAGGGCATGGCGGTGACGCTGCAGATCGGCATGTTGCCTGACGGCACCGTGACGACGGTTTCGGTGGTCAAGGGCAGCGGTGATGGTCCGTTCGACGCCTCTGCGGTAGCAGCGGTCAAGAACATCGGTCGCCTGACGGAGATGCAGGGCATGAAACCGAGCGACTTTGCGCAATATCGCTCGTTCAAGATGACCTTCACGCCTGACGATCTGGCGCCGTAA